A part of Magnetospirillum sp. ME-1 genomic DNA contains:
- the pyrH gene encoding UMP kinase, translated as MASDAKFRRVLLKISGEGLMGTREYGLDPETVDRIAREVKSVRDLGVEVCVVIGGGNIFRGVSGASTGMERAAADNMGMLATVINALSVQNALEKVGVETRVQSAIVMPTVCEAFIRRRAIRHLEKGRVVIFAAGTGNPFFTTDTAAALRAVEMGCDALLKATQVDGVYSADPKKVKDATRYDRLTFNEVLARDLAVMDTSAIALCRENKVPIVVFDLHRPGAFAETVSGRGLFTIIAND; from the coding sequence ATGGCCAGCGACGCCAAATTCCGCCGCGTTCTCCTCAAGATTTCGGGCGAAGGCCTGATGGGGACACGGGAGTACGGACTTGATCCCGAGACCGTCGACCGCATCGCCCGCGAGGTGAAGTCCGTCAGAGACCTCGGCGTCGAGGTCTGCGTCGTCATCGGCGGCGGCAACATCTTCCGCGGCGTCTCCGGCGCCTCCACCGGCATGGAGCGCGCCGCGGCCGACAACATGGGCATGCTGGCCACGGTCATCAATGCGCTGTCGGTGCAGAACGCCCTGGAGAAGGTGGGGGTCGAGACCCGCGTGCAGTCGGCCATCGTCATGCCCACCGTGTGCGAAGCCTTCATCCGCCGCCGCGCCATCCGTCATCTGGAAAAGGGCAGGGTGGTGATTTTCGCCGCCGGCACCGGCAACCCGTTCTTCACCACCGACACGGCGGCCGCGCTGCGCGCCGTGGAGATGGGCTGCGACGCCCTCCTGAAGGCCACCCAGGTGGACGGCGTTTATTCCGCCGATCCCAAGAAGGTCAAGGACGCCACCCGTTACGACCGTCTGACCTTCAACGAGGTCCTGGCCCGCGATCTTGCGGTCATGGACACCTCGGCCATCGCGCTGTGCCGCGAAAACAAGGTTCCCATCGTGGTGTTCGACCTGCACCGGCCCGGCGCTTTCGCCGAAACGGTCTCGGGACGCGGTCTGTTCACCATCATCGCCAACGACTGA
- the frr gene encoding ribosome recycling factor encodes MSAPTNWNDLKKDVTRRMDSAVEVLKKEFSGLRSGRASTNLLDPVVVEAYGQTMPLSQCGTVGVPEPRMLTVQVWDKGQVKAVEKAIRDAGLGLNPQADGQLIRVPIPPLNEERRKELQKVAGKYAEHARVSVRNVRRDGMDSLKKMEKDGHISEDEIKKHEKEIQTITDNTVKSIDEHLVHKEKEIMQV; translated from the coding sequence TTGTCCGCTCCGACCAACTGGAATGACCTCAAGAAGGATGTCACCCGGCGCATGGACAGTGCCGTCGAGGTGCTGAAGAAGGAATTCTCCGGCCTGCGTTCCGGCCGCGCGTCCACCAACCTGCTGGACCCGGTGGTGGTCGAGGCCTATGGCCAGACCATGCCGCTGTCCCAGTGCGGCACCGTCGGCGTCCCCGAGCCGCGCATGCTGACCGTGCAGGTGTGGGACAAGGGCCAGGTCAAGGCTGTCGAGAAGGCCATCCGCGACGCCGGGCTCGGCCTCAATCCCCAGGCCGACGGCCAGCTGATCCGCGTGCCGATTCCCCCGCTGAACGAGGAGCGCCGCAAGGAGCTCCAGAAGGTCGCCGGCAAGTATGCGGAACATGCCCGCGTCTCGGTGCGCAACGTCCGCCGCGATGGCATGGACAGCTTGAAGAAGATGGAAAAGGACGGCCACATCTCCGAAGACGAGATCAAGAAGCACGAGAAGGAAATCCAGACCATCACCGACAACACGGTGAAGTCCATCGACGAGCATCTGGTTCATAAGGAAAAGGAAATCATGCAGGTTTGA
- a CDS encoding GGDEF domain-containing protein, which yields MDGSGQMQSDLIEANGEGPKGWRSFAAHLFAPIKITWGQFFDLLVPLRHSPHIRRHAASVIISRIQLVAAIFAVMVPLWSVIDWFVFPWPQWAMMTTLRLGSGLIFLLLAWPWDITKTRIQADSMLMAMLLVPPVFYLVSIKVTEDLAVTGVALLVTKLYALMPNIVLAGLAIFPLTAFEVLLFSAPAFVFAVVGLLMGGQTLSVDVHGPMFWLMVLVMGVAMFSGMSQLHYITALVNRAMVDTLTGAYTRRSGGEALDLQFRLSAMRNTPLAIAFFDLDKFKSINDTYGHEEGDKALKTLAENLRQGLRRGDVLVRWGGEEFVAILTDTNAEGAKILMERLRTSGFGPRPDGSPMTASIGVAERVADGAADWPKLIELADQRMYEAKRGGRDRAVLPEGQTLVFGDKPIF from the coding sequence GTGGACGGTTCCGGACAGATGCAGAGCGACCTGATCGAGGCGAATGGGGAAGGCCCCAAGGGCTGGCGCTCCTTCGCCGCCCACCTGTTCGCGCCCATCAAGATCACCTGGGGTCAGTTCTTCGACCTGCTGGTGCCGCTGCGCCATTCCCCCCATATCCGTCGCCACGCGGCGTCGGTGATCATCTCGCGCATCCAGCTGGTGGCCGCCATCTTCGCGGTGATGGTGCCCCTGTGGTCGGTCATCGACTGGTTCGTCTTTCCCTGGCCGCAATGGGCGATGATGACCACGCTGCGCCTGGGCTCGGGACTGATCTTCCTGTTGCTGGCCTGGCCGTGGGACATCACCAAGACCCGGATTCAGGCCGATTCCATGCTGATGGCCATGCTGCTGGTGCCCCCGGTGTTCTACCTGGTCTCCATCAAGGTGACCGAGGACCTGGCTGTCACCGGCGTCGCCCTGCTGGTCACCAAGCTCTACGCCCTGATGCCCAATATCGTGCTGGCCGGCCTGGCGATCTTTCCGCTGACCGCCTTCGAGGTGCTGCTGTTCTCGGCTCCCGCCTTCGTCTTCGCGGTGGTCGGCCTGCTGATGGGCGGCCAGACCCTGTCGGTGGACGTGCACGGCCCCATGTTCTGGCTGATGGTGCTGGTGATGGGCGTGGCCATGTTCTCGGGCATGAGCCAGCTGCACTACATCACCGCCCTGGTCAACCGCGCCATGGTCGACACCCTGACCGGCGCTTATACCAGACGCTCGGGCGGCGAGGCGCTGGACCTGCAGTTCCGCCTGTCGGCCATGCGCAACACCCCCCTGGCCATCGCCTTCTTCGATCTCGACAAGTTCAAGTCCATCAACGACACCTATGGCCACGAGGAGGGCGACAAGGCCCTGAAGACCCTGGCCGAAAATCTGCGCCAGGGATTGCGGCGCGGCGACGTCCTGGTGCGCTGGGGCGGCGAGGAATTCGTCGCCATCCTGACCGACACCAATGCCGAGGGCGCCAAGATCCTGATGGAACGCCTGCGGACCAGCGGCTTCGGCCCCCGCCCCGACGGCAGCCCCATGACCGCCTCCATCGGCGTGGCCGAGCGCGTGGCCGACGGCGCCGCCGACTGGCCGAAGCTCATCGAACTGGCCGACCAGCGCATGTACGAGGCCAAGCGCGGCGGCCGCGACCGCGCCGTCCTGCCCGAGGGCCAGACCCTGGTGTTCGGCGACAAGCCCATCTTCTGA
- a CDS encoding acyl-CoA synthetase has translation MSAANPYNTHLDKNPANYVPLTPLGFLERAAFVYPDRVSVIHGDLRFTWKQTYERCRRLGSALAARGIGVGDTVAVMAANTPAAYEAAFGVPMTGGVICALNIRLDAEAIAFMLQHGEAKVLLTDREFSPTIKKALSLLDNKPIVIDIDDAAVTTGELLGEMEYEAFIAGGDPEYAWVWPSDEWDAIALNYTSGTTGNPKGVVYHHRGAYINALGNVVNWGMTGHPVYLWTLPMFHCNGWCFPWTLAALAGTNVCLRRVDGGHMFAAIEKHKVTHMCGAPIVMGMLINAPEKDRRPLPHPVEFMTAAAPPPAAVIGRLESQGFKITHVYGLTEVYGPATVCAWKEEWDELPLDERAKMKSRQGVRYVNEEAMMVADPVSLVPVPKDGATMGEVFYRGNVVMKGYLKNPSATQEAFSGGWFHTGDLGVWHADGYIELKDRSKDIIISGGENISTIEVEGVLYQHPAVGEAAVVARPDEKWGETPCAFIGLKEGATATSDEIIAFCRQRLAHYKCPRTVVFTSLPKTSTGKVQKFVLREMAKKIVD, from the coding sequence ATGTCCGCAGCCAATCCCTACAACACCCATCTCGACAAGAATCCGGCCAATTACGTGCCGCTGACGCCGCTGGGCTTTCTCGAGCGCGCGGCCTTCGTCTATCCCGACCGCGTTTCGGTGATTCACGGCGACCTGCGCTTCACCTGGAAGCAGACCTACGAGCGCTGCCGCCGCCTGGGTTCGGCCCTGGCGGCGCGGGGCATCGGGGTGGGCGATACCGTGGCGGTGATGGCGGCCAACACGCCGGCCGCCTATGAGGCGGCGTTCGGCGTGCCCATGACCGGCGGCGTGATCTGCGCGCTGAACATCCGCCTGGACGCCGAGGCCATCGCCTTCATGCTGCAACACGGCGAGGCCAAGGTTCTGCTCACCGACCGGGAATTCTCGCCGACCATCAAGAAGGCGCTGTCGCTTCTGGACAACAAGCCCATCGTCATCGACATCGACGACGCGGCCGTCACCACCGGCGAGCTGCTGGGCGAGATGGAGTACGAGGCGTTCATCGCCGGCGGCGATCCCGAATACGCCTGGGTCTGGCCGTCCGACGAGTGGGACGCCATCGCGCTCAACTACACCTCGGGCACGACCGGCAATCCCAAGGGCGTGGTCTATCACCATCGCGGCGCCTACATCAACGCCTTGGGCAATGTCGTCAACTGGGGGATGACGGGGCATCCGGTCTATCTGTGGACGCTGCCCATGTTCCATTGCAACGGCTGGTGCTTTCCCTGGACCCTGGCGGCCTTGGCCGGCACCAACGTCTGCCTGCGCCGGGTGGACGGCGGCCACATGTTCGCCGCCATCGAGAAGCACAAGGTCACCCATATGTGCGGCGCGCCCATCGTCATGGGCATGCTGATCAATGCCCCGGAAAAGGACCGCCGGCCGCTGCCCCATCCGGTGGAATTCATGACCGCCGCCGCTCCGCCGCCCGCCGCCGTCATCGGCCGGCTGGAATCCCAGGGCTTCAAGATCACCCACGTCTACGGCCTGACCGAGGTCTACGGCCCGGCCACCGTCTGCGCCTGGAAGGAGGAGTGGGACGAACTGCCGTTGGACGAGCGGGCCAAGATGAAGTCGCGCCAGGGGGTGCGCTACGTCAACGAGGAGGCGATGATGGTCGCCGACCCGGTGAGCCTGGTGCCGGTGCCCAAGGACGGCGCCACCATGGGCGAGGTATTCTATCGCGGCAACGTGGTGATGAAGGGCTACCTCAAGAATCCCTCGGCCACCCAGGAGGCGTTCTCGGGCGGCTGGTTCCACACCGGTGACCTGGGCGTCTGGCACGCCGACGGCTACATCGAGTTGAAGGACCGCTCCAAGGACATCATCATCTCGGGCGGCGAGAACATCTCGACCATCGAGGTCGAAGGCGTGCTCTACCAGCATCCGGCGGTGGGCGAGGCCGCCGTGGTGGCGCGGCCCGACGAGAAGTGGGGCGAGACGCCCTGCGCCTTCATCGGGCTGAAGGAGGGGGCGACGGCCACCTCGGACGAGATCATCGCCTTCTGCCGCCAGCGTCTTGCCCATTACAAGTGCCCGCGCACCGTGGTCTTCACCTCCCTGCCCAAGACCTCGACCGGCAAGGTCCAGAAATTCGTCCTGAGGGAAATGGCCAAGAAAATCGTCGATTGA
- the mepA gene encoding penicillin-insensitive murein endopeptidase: protein MQVQARLLALFVLLLGTGAAAAESGRGDWSKVGVPANGPASVIGSPAAGCLKGAVALDEDEHAFQVLRPQRNRNWGHPATIRFVKELAQAAKGEGIAGPLLIGDLAQPRGGPMPVGHGSHQNGLDVDIWFRLPPKPLSRAEIEAPKPVSMVYGTEIDADHWTPAQARLLELAARAPQVDRIFVNPAIKQAMCRATPVGGDRDWLRKLRPWWGHDEHFHVRLACPADSPDCERQKPMPDGDGCGEELASWSSRPTWPAPSPKPHHQSRPLPEACAGLFRKG from the coding sequence ATGCAAGTTCAGGCCCGCCTGCTGGCGCTGTTCGTTCTTTTGCTGGGAACGGGGGCGGCGGCGGCTGAATCCGGACGCGGCGACTGGTCCAAGGTGGGAGTCCCGGCCAATGGTCCGGCGTCGGTGATCGGCTCGCCCGCCGCCGGTTGCCTCAAAGGCGCCGTGGCGCTGGACGAGGACGAGCACGCCTTCCAGGTGTTGCGCCCCCAGCGCAACCGCAACTGGGGCCATCCCGCCACCATCCGTTTCGTCAAGGAGCTGGCCCAGGCGGCCAAGGGGGAGGGGATCGCCGGACCGCTGCTGATCGGCGACCTGGCGCAGCCGCGCGGCGGCCCCATGCCCGTCGGCCACGGCAGCCACCAGAACGGCCTGGACGTGGACATCTGGTTCCGCCTGCCGCCCAAGCCGCTGAGCCGTGCCGAGATCGAGGCGCCCAAGCCCGTTTCCATGGTCTACGGCACCGAGATCGACGCGGACCACTGGACCCCGGCCCAGGCCCGGTTGCTGGAACTGGCGGCCCGCGCCCCCCAGGTCGACCGCATCTTCGTCAATCCCGCCATCAAGCAGGCCATGTGCCGCGCCACGCCCGTCGGCGGCGACCGCGACTGGCTGCGCAAGCTGCGGCCCTGGTGGGGGCATGACGAGCACTTCCACGTGCGGCTGGCGTGCCCCGCCGACAGCCCGGATTGCGAACGCCAGAAGCCCATGCCGGACGGCGACGGCTGTGGCGAGGAACTGGCCTCGTGGTCGTCCAGACCCACCTGGCCGGCGCCATCACCCAAGCCCCATCACCAGTCCCGCCCGCTGCCCGAGGCCTGCGCCGGCTTGTTCCGCAAGGGGTAA
- a CDS encoding HD-GYP domain-containing protein — protein MNIKIRDDQASPAKSSVLAMMPSTASHRGLAERLICLHDEIKGDDSLGGLSRIAIALYDESSDILKTFIHSSDGESPLDHSTARLSDMPGLKRLVSMGGRRTLNDLAKVAAAGQDHAARLVAAGYLSSYTMPIQSKGVFYGFLFLNSFEAGFFTPQVLHRLRPYAELIAQIIMRELDTVRMMQAAVKVIRQVSTVRDEETGAHLARMARYTRAIALKLAPRIGLTDEYVEYLFQFAPLHDLGKISVPDHILLKPGRLTPEEYNVMKGHVARGVEIVDLMVGDMGLQSLPHFHMLRNVIAYHHEAMDGSGYPYGLKGTDIPLEARIAAVADVFDALTSARPYKEPWTNAAAFDLLKSQAGVKFDPDCVAALIDSVATIGDIQARFDETVYD, from the coding sequence ATGAACATCAAGATCCGCGACGATCAGGCAAGTCCCGCGAAGTCGAGCGTCCTGGCAATGATGCCGTCGACGGCGTCTCATCGCGGCCTTGCCGAGCGCTTGATCTGTCTTCACGACGAGATCAAGGGCGATGATTCTCTGGGAGGCCTCAGCCGCATCGCCATCGCGCTTTACGACGAGTCGTCGGACATCCTCAAGACCTTCATCCATTCCAGTGATGGCGAGAGTCCGCTTGATCATTCCACGGCCAGGCTGTCGGACATGCCGGGCCTCAAGCGTCTGGTCAGCATGGGCGGGCGGCGGACGCTGAACGATCTGGCCAAGGTCGCCGCCGCTGGACAGGACCACGCCGCACGCCTGGTGGCCGCCGGCTATCTGTCCAGCTACACCATGCCCATCCAGTCCAAGGGCGTGTTCTACGGCTTCCTGTTCCTCAATTCGTTCGAGGCGGGCTTCTTCACGCCGCAGGTTCTGCACCGCCTGCGGCCCTATGCCGAACTGATCGCACAGATCATCATGCGCGAGCTGGACACCGTGCGGATGATGCAGGCGGCGGTGAAGGTGATCCGCCAGGTCTCCACCGTGCGCGACGAGGAAACCGGCGCCCATCTGGCGCGCATGGCCCGCTATACCCGGGCCATCGCCTTGAAGCTGGCTCCCCGCATCGGCCTGACCGACGAATATGTGGAATATCTGTTCCAGTTCGCGCCGCTGCATGACCTGGGCAAGATTTCGGTGCCCGACCACATCCTGCTCAAGCCGGGACGGCTGACGCCCGAGGAATACAACGTCATGAAGGGCCATGTGGCCCGGGGCGTGGAGATCGTCGACCTGATGGTCGGCGACATGGGGCTGCAGTCGCTACCCCATTTCCATATGCTGCGCAATGTCATCGCCTATCATCACGAGGCCATGGACGGCAGCGGCTATCCCTATGGCCTGAAGGGAACCGACATTCCGCTCGAGGCCCGCATCGCCGCCGTGGCCGACGTGTTCGACGCGCTGACCTCGGCCAGGCCCTACAAGGAGCCGTGGACCAACGCCGCCGCCTTCGACCTGCTGAAGAGCCAGGCCGGGGTGAAGTTCGATCCCGATTGCGTCGCCGCCCTTATCGACAGCGTCGCCACGATCGGCGATATTCAGGCTCGGTTCGACGAGACGGTTTACGACTGA
- the tsf gene encoding translation elongation factor Ts — MAEITASLVKELREKTGAGMMDCKKALGETAGDVEAAIDWLRKKGLAAAAKKAGRVAAEGLVGIAAAGNKGVAVEVNAETDFVARNDQFQGFVSAVAAVALDKGSDVDAIKAAACPGTDKTVADQLTHLIATIGENMSLRRAVRLEVSAGVVASYVHTSIAPGLGKIGCLVALESTGNADRLAEVGKQIAMHVAAANPQFLDPSVVDTSALDREKAVLTEQAQASGKPAAVIEKMVEGRIRKYYEEVCLTEQVYVIDQENKISKVVENLAKELGTPVKLTGFARFALGEGIEKEVSDFAAEVAAQAGAKSAG, encoded by the coding sequence ATGGCCGAGATTACCGCTTCGCTGGTCAAGGAACTGCGCGAGAAGACCGGCGCCGGCATGATGGACTGCAAGAAGGCGCTGGGCGAGACCGCCGGCGACGTCGAAGCCGCCATCGACTGGCTGCGCAAGAAGGGCCTGGCCGCCGCCGCCAAGAAGGCCGGCCGCGTCGCCGCCGAGGGTCTGGTCGGCATCGCCGCCGCCGGCAACAAGGGCGTGGCCGTCGAGGTCAACGCCGAGACCGACTTCGTCGCCCGCAACGACCAGTTCCAGGGCTTCGTCTCCGCCGTCGCCGCCGTGGCGCTGGACAAGGGCTCCGACGTCGACGCCATCAAGGCCGCCGCCTGCCCCGGCACCGACAAGACCGTCGCCGACCAGCTGACCCATCTGATCGCCACCATCGGCGAGAACATGTCGCTGCGCCGCGCCGTGCGTCTGGAAGTGTCGGCCGGCGTGGTGGCTTCCTACGTCCACACCTCCATCGCTCCCGGCCTGGGCAAGATCGGCTGTCTGGTGGCTCTCGAGTCCACCGGCAACGCCGACCGTCTGGCCGAGGTGGGCAAGCAGATCGCCATGCATGTGGCGGCCGCCAACCCGCAGTTCCTGGACCCCTCCGTGGTCGACACCTCGGCTCTCGACCGCGAGAAGGCCGTGCTGACCGAGCAGGCCCAGGCTTCGGGCAAGCCCGCCGCCGTCATCGAGAAGATGGTCGAGGGCCGCATCCGCAAGTACTACGAGGAAGTGTGCCTGACCGAGCAGGTCTACGTCATCGACCAGGAGAACAAGATCTCCAAGGTCGTCGAGAACCTGGCCAAGGAGCTGGGCACTCCTGTCAAGCTGACCGGCTTCGCCCGTTTCGCGCTGGGCGAGGGCATCGAGAAGGAAGTCTCCGACTTCGCTGCCGAGGTGGCCGCCCAGGCCGGCGCCAAGTCGGCCGGCTGA
- the rpsB gene encoding 30S ribosomal protein S2 — translation MALPTFTMRQLVEAGVHFGHNTRRWNPKMASYLFGVRNGIHIIDLQQSVPMLHRAMQAVRDVTAGGGRVLFVGTKHQASEVVAEAAKRCGQYFVNHRWLGGMLTNWKTISNSIRRLRELDEQLASGALAGLTKKEQLVLSREKEKLDRALGGIKDMGGLPDILFIIDTNKEALAVQEANKLGIPVVAIIDSNCDPAGITYPIPGNDDAIRAIQTYCDLMSGAVLDGIQAEITRGGGDVGASAEAPVEQIPEVVAEAAAEEAAAQA, via the coding sequence ATGGCTCTGCCCACGTTCACCATGCGTCAGCTCGTCGAAGCCGGCGTCCATTTCGGTCACAACACCCGTCGCTGGAACCCGAAGATGGCTTCGTACCTCTTCGGCGTGCGCAACGGCATCCACATCATCGACCTGCAGCAGAGCGTGCCCATGCTGCACCGCGCCATGCAGGCGGTGCGCGACGTGACCGCCGGCGGCGGCCGCGTCCTGTTCGTCGGCACCAAGCACCAGGCTTCCGAAGTGGTCGCCGAGGCGGCCAAGCGCTGCGGCCAGTACTTCGTGAACCACCGCTGGCTGGGCGGCATGCTGACCAACTGGAAGACCATCTCCAACTCGATCCGCCGCCTGCGCGAGCTGGACGAGCAGCTGGCTTCCGGCGCCCTGGCCGGCCTGACCAAGAAGGAACAGCTGGTCCTGTCGCGCGAGAAGGAGAAGCTGGACCGCGCGCTGGGCGGCATCAAGGACATGGGCGGCCTGCCCGACATCCTGTTCATCATCGACACCAACAAGGAAGCCCTGGCCGTCCAGGAAGCCAACAAGCTGGGCATCCCGGTGGTGGCGATCATCGACTCCAATTGCGATCCGGCCGGCATCACCTATCCGATCCCCGGCAATGACGACGCCATCCGCGCCATTCAGACCTATTGCGATCTGATGTCGGGCGCCGTGCTGGACGGCATCCAGGCCGAGATCACCCGTGGCGGCGGCGACGTCGGCGCCTCGGCCGAGGCTCCGGTCGAGCAGATTCCGGAAGTGGTCGCCGAGGCGGCCGCCGAGGAAGCCGCCGCCCAGGCCTAA
- a CDS encoding metallophosphoesterase family protein has translation MRTVAHLSDLHFGRTDAKVVAALLHDLQHQRPDLVIVSGDLTQRARSHQFAEARAFLSHCPAPALVVPGNHDLEPLYRPWKRIFRPRAKFHKHLPGHDSMPVWQDESLVAVGLDSTRSLRWKSGALKGAHLDHLESTLDGASSDAVKLVFLHHPPSTASGGHPYEALVEHGIDAVLTGHVHHARVELINGQHGRSLVLVQATTACSTRLREDSNGYCLLRLDCDHMEVAIRGWTGDVFHTVRHHWFEKRAATWRTVPRPHHVFPA, from the coding sequence ATGAGGACCGTCGCCCACCTCTCCGACCTGCATTTCGGCCGTACCGATGCCAAGGTGGTGGCGGCGCTGCTGCACGACCTGCAGCACCAGAGGCCCGATCTGGTCATCGTCTCGGGCGATCTCACCCAGCGGGCGCGATCGCACCAGTTCGCCGAGGCCCGCGCCTTCCTCTCCCACTGCCCCGCCCCCGCCCTGGTGGTTCCCGGCAACCACGACCTGGAGCCGCTCTACCGGCCGTGGAAGCGGATCTTCCGGCCGCGCGCCAAGTTTCACAAGCATCTGCCCGGCCACGATTCCATGCCGGTCTGGCAGGACGAATCCCTGGTGGCGGTCGGTCTGGACAGCACCCGGTCGCTGCGGTGGAAGTCCGGCGCGCTGAAAGGCGCCCATCTCGACCATCTGGAATCCACCCTGGATGGCGCATCCTCCGATGCCGTCAAGCTGGTGTTCCTCCATCACCCCCCCTCCACCGCGTCGGGTGGCCATCCTTACGAAGCGCTGGTCGAGCACGGCATCGACGCGGTGCTCACGGGACATGTCCACCACGCCCGGGTCGAGTTGATCAACGGCCAGCACGGCCGCTCGCTGGTGCTGGTCCAGGCCACCACCGCCTGCTCCACCCGGCTGCGCGAGGATTCCAACGGCTATTGCCTGCTGCGCTTGGATTGCGACCACATGGAAGTGGCGATCCGCGGCTGGACCGGCGACGTTTTTCACACCGTGCGCCACCACTGGTTCGAGAAGCGCGCCGCCACCTGGCGCACGGTTCCCCGCCCCCACCACGTCTTTCCGGCTTGA
- the mamU gene encoding lipid kinase MamU produces MRLALVINRSAGTFRRLPLDSTVAAIAATMAGAGHVVRVEIVGRRELARTLSILAESRDVDCVVVGGGDGTILTAILAGLGRDKPLGILPLGTLNLFARDLGLPLDPVEAAGILAGATARDIDLAEVNGLPFAIWASMGMHPWVVRRRDHMQRGGWPKGRAMLLAALRAFRRFPLIDVTLALPDGAVTVSTPMLFITNNPWREEPLPLSREALDTGKLVIHVAACSGRLSLLWLFVEAVIGHWRASPRLKTFTTEEVRVTSRKRRMMVSLDGEVTVMNAPLVFRARPRALRVLMPDRGEPA; encoded by the coding sequence ATGAGACTGGCCCTCGTCATCAACCGTTCCGCCGGAACCTTCCGGCGCCTGCCCCTGGATTCCACGGTGGCGGCCATCGCCGCCACCATGGCCGGGGCCGGACACGTGGTCCGCGTCGAGATCGTCGGCCGGCGCGAACTGGCCCGCACCCTGTCGATCCTGGCGGAAAGCCGCGATGTGGATTGCGTGGTGGTGGGCGGCGGCGACGGCACCATCCTCACCGCCATCCTGGCCGGGCTGGGACGTGACAAGCCGCTGGGCATCCTGCCGCTGGGTACGCTCAACCTGTTCGCCCGCGACTTAGGGTTGCCGCTCGATCCGGTGGAGGCCGCCGGCATCCTGGCCGGCGCCACGGCCCGCGATATCGATCTGGCCGAGGTCAACGGCCTGCCCTTCGCCATCTGGGCCTCCATGGGCATGCACCCCTGGGTGGTGCGCCGCCGCGACCACATGCAGCGCGGTGGCTGGCCCAAGGGCCGTGCCATGCTGCTGGCGGCGCTGCGCGCCTTTCGCCGCTTCCCGCTCATCGACGTGACGCTGGCCCTGCCCGACGGCGCCGTCACCGTCTCCACCCCCATGCTGTTCATCACCAACAATCCCTGGCGGGAAGAGCCCCTGCCCCTGTCGCGCGAGGCGCTGGATACCGGCAAGCTGGTGATCCACGTGGCGGCCTGTTCCGGCCGCCTGTCGCTGTTGTGGCTCTTCGTCGAGGCGGTGATCGGCCACTGGCGGGCCAGCCCGCGCCTCAAGACCTTCACCACCGAGGAGGTGCGCGTCACCAGCCGCAAGCGCCGCATGATGGTCTCGCTGGACGGCGAGGTGACGGTGATGAACGCGCCGCTGGTGTTCCGCGCCCGGCCCAGGGCGCTTCGGGTGCTGATGCCCGACCGGGGAGAGCCGGCATGA